One Clostridium novyi NT genomic window carries:
- a CDS encoding ketoacyl-ACP synthase III produces the protein MFNNVHIVGVGSYHPKRILKNEYFVEHFKNFDIENKAKGLMDKLGREKLTLAEENENAITMSVKAAEEALKKANLSSEDIDMIISASDTPEYLTPCCALIIRNRLNAHRAKAVFDVNCDCIGMLHAIDIGTKFLKTDKNYKRVLVVGSLLISPFAREDDIVVYSTIGDGASAIILESREEERECGFLGSRAFTDDSYNENIRFPACGLSNIPKEGISEYERKMSWKPFSVDFLSKNWTILIKKLLKDNGLKPTDVEHYFMSQFSREELETTMRKLHVDLDKAIFIANKYGYTGPTSPIMALDDKLQEGPFKEGDICIFCSVAGGYSMSALLYKW, from the coding sequence ATGTTTAATAACGTACATATAGTAGGGGTTGGAAGCTATCATCCAAAAAGAATTTTGAAAAATGAATATTTTGTTGAACATTTTAAAAATTTTGATATTGAAAATAAGGCAAAAGGTCTTATGGATAAACTTGGAAGAGAAAAGTTAACTTTAGCTGAAGAAAATGAAAACGCCATAACAATGTCTGTTAAAGCTGCAGAAGAAGCCTTAAAAAAAGCTAATTTATCTTCAGAGGATATAGATATGATAATATCTGCTAGTGATACTCCTGAATATTTAACACCTTGTTGTGCACTTATAATTAGAAATAGATTAAATGCTCATAGAGCTAAGGCTGTTTTCGATGTTAACTGTGATTGTATAGGAATGTTACATGCAATAGATATAGGAACTAAATTTTTAAAGACTGATAAAAATTATAAAAGAGTATTAGTAGTAGGGTCTTTACTTATAAGCCCGTTTGCTCGAGAAGATGATATAGTTGTGTATTCTACAATTGGAGATGGGGCTTCAGCTATTATACTTGAATCGAGAGAAGAAGAGAGAGAATGTGGATTTTTAGGATCAAGAGCATTCACAGATGACAGTTACAATGAAAATATAAGATTTCCTGCATGTGGATTATCAAATATTCCTAAAGAAGGAATAAGTGAATATGAAAGAAAAATGTCATGGAAACCTTTTTCTGTAGACTTTCTTTCAAAAAATTGGACTATATTAATAAAAAAGTTATTAAAAGACAATGGCTTAAAACCAACAGATGTTGAACATTATTTCATGTCTCAATTTTCAAGAGAAGAATTAGAGACTACAATGAGAAAGTTACATGTTGATTTAGATAAAGCTATTTTTATAGCAAATAAATATGGATATACTGGACCAACTAGTCCTATAATGGCTTTAGACGATAAATTACAAGAAGGACCATTTAAAGAAGGGGACATATGTATTTTTTGTTCTGTAGCAGGTGGATATAGTATGTCTGCATTGCTTTATAAATGGTAA
- a CDS encoding sugar phosphate nucleotidyltransferase yields the protein MKAVIMAGGLGNRLRPLTCNIPKPMMPIVNKPAIQYIIELLKNSGIKDIAITLQYLADEIMSYFQDGSRFGVNIKYFIEDMPLGTGGSVKNAEEFLDDTFIVISGDALINLDLRKVVKYHKSKNAQVTIVTKKVNTPLEYGVVITDNEGRIIKFLEKPGWSEVFSDKVNTGVYVLEPDVLKYYDKNKQFDFSKDLFPLLLIKNKRIFSYTISEYWCDIGDFNEYHKCNLDLLNGIIKVKLDGKEREQNIWIGRNCEISPKAKIIPPVFIGDNTSIHSYAEVGPNTILGSNNIVCSNATIKRSITFTNCYIGNGCQIRGGMLGKNVKVKYKTSIFENAVVGDNTLIEDKVIVKPRVKIWPNKLINPGSILSSNYKWGNKYSKTIFNRNGVTGIINVDITPELVSKLSSIAASVLSKNKKIVVGCNDNTASSNMFKYSVITGLLSMGVKVYDLNVMPNNIIRHAVVDLKADGAIKINIDKDNPEKVSIIFLDKRGLEINKNLKRKIESNFNRENFRRVTAYKIKKVKYCEEQIYSNYIINILDRLDVENIAKQNYSIIISCRNKNIINIIKKISEKIHVKTIIYNKKYDLQEMKKFVLKNALDMGVYIDDQGENAIIIDEKGNVIKDERYKILKSFVMLKMGKFKTLVVPIKSSNAMGEIAQMFGVKFITTKIDRGEILNAYINNEKDLSILEVINEYLLTLDAMATIIFTLNLMAIYKIKLSKIIKVLPKYYNHKKQIYCPWNKKAEVMRKLVEKTKSNVMDIVEGIKIKYKDYWILILPDSSEPLFKIYIESMSKIESKKIHYHLKEKVEEILKEDK from the coding sequence ATGAAAGCAGTAATTATGGCTGGAGGGCTAGGAAATAGATTAAGACCTCTAACTTGTAATATACCAAAACCTATGATGCCAATTGTAAATAAACCTGCTATACAATATATAATAGAGCTATTAAAGAACAGTGGAATTAAGGATATAGCTATAACTCTTCAATATTTAGCAGATGAAATAATGAGCTATTTTCAAGATGGAAGTAGATTTGGAGTCAATATAAAATATTTTATAGAAGATATGCCTCTTGGAACTGGAGGAAGTGTAAAAAATGCAGAGGAATTTCTCGATGATACTTTTATTGTAATCAGTGGAGATGCACTTATCAATTTAGATTTAAGAAAAGTAGTAAAGTATCATAAAAGTAAAAATGCACAGGTAACAATTGTTACTAAAAAGGTTAATACCCCTTTAGAATATGGAGTTGTTATTACTGATAATGAAGGAAGAATTATAAAGTTTTTAGAAAAGCCTGGCTGGAGTGAAGTGTTCAGTGATAAAGTTAATACAGGGGTATACGTGTTAGAGCCAGATGTATTAAAATATTATGATAAAAATAAACAATTTGATTTTAGTAAAGATTTATTTCCTCTTTTATTAATAAAAAATAAAAGAATATTTTCCTATACCATAAGTGAATATTGGTGTGATATAGGAGACTTTAATGAATATCATAAATGTAATTTAGATTTGTTAAATGGCATTATAAAAGTAAAATTAGATGGCAAGGAAAGGGAACAAAACATATGGATTGGGCGTAATTGTGAAATCAGTCCTAAAGCAAAAATAATACCACCAGTATTTATAGGAGATAATACAAGTATACATTCTTATGCTGAAGTAGGTCCTAACACTATCTTAGGAAGTAATAACATAGTATGTTCTAATGCTACTATAAAAAGAAGTATAACTTTTACTAATTGTTATATAGGAAATGGATGTCAAATAAGGGGTGGCATGTTGGGGAAGAATGTAAAAGTAAAATATAAAACATCTATATTTGAAAATGCAGTAGTAGGAGACAATACATTAATAGAAGATAAGGTTATAGTAAAGCCTAGGGTAAAAATATGGCCAAACAAATTAATAAATCCAGGTTCCATATTAAGTTCTAACTATAAGTGGGGTAATAAATATTCAAAAACTATTTTTAATAGGAATGGTGTAACTGGAATAATAAATGTTGATATAACGCCTGAACTTGTGTCCAAGCTATCATCAATTGCTGCATCTGTTCTAAGTAAAAATAAAAAAATAGTTGTTGGTTGTAATGATAATACTGCTTCCTCTAATATGTTTAAATATTCTGTAATTACAGGGCTTTTATCAATGGGAGTAAAAGTATATGATTTAAATGTTATGCCAAACAATATTATAAGACATGCGGTTGTTGATTTAAAAGCCGATGGAGCCATAAAAATAAATATAGATAAAGATAATCCAGAAAAGGTAAGTATAATCTTTTTAGACAAAAGAGGGTTAGAAATTAATAAAAATCTAAAGAGAAAAATAGAGAGCAATTTTAATAGAGAAAATTTTAGAAGAGTAACTGCTTATAAAATAAAAAAAGTAAAGTATTGTGAAGAACAAATATACAGTAACTATATAATTAATATACTAGATAGATTAGACGTAGAAAATATAGCAAAGCAAAACTATAGTATAATAATTAGCTGTAGAAATAAAAATATTATAAATATAATAAAAAAAATATCAGAAAAAATTCATGTAAAAACTATTATATATAATAAAAAATATGATTTGCAGGAAATGAAGAAGTTTGTACTTAAAAATGCACTTGATATGGGTGTTTATATAGATGACCAGGGAGAAAATGCTATAATAATTGATGAAAAAGGAAATGTTATAAAAGATGAAAGATACAAGATTTTGAAATCTTTTGTTATGTTAAAAATGGGTAAATTCAAAACTCTAGTTGTACCTATAAAATCATCTAATGCTATGGGTGAAATTGCACAAATGTTTGGAGTTAAATTTATAACAACAAAGATTGATAGAGGAGAAATATTAAATGCATATATTAATAATGAAAAAGATCTTTCTATATTAGAAGTAATAAATGAATATTTACTTACATTAGATGCCATGGCAACAATAATTTTCACACTAAATTTAATGGCTATATACAAAATAAAATTGTCAAAGATTATAAAAGTATTACCTAAATATTATAATCATAAAAAACAAATATATTGTCCTTGGAATAAAAAAGCAGAAGTAATGAGAAAATTAGTTGAAAAAACTAAGAGTAATGTTATGGACATTGTAGAGGGAATAAAAATCAAGTATAAAGACTATTGGATACTTATTCTTCCAGATAGTAGTGAACCTTTATTTAAAATTTACATTGAGTCAATGAGTAAAATAGAATCAAAAAAGATACACTATCATTTAAAAGAAAAGGTTGAAGAAATATTGAAAGAAGACAAGTAG
- a CDS encoding glycosyltransferase family 4 protein, with the protein MKILMLSWEYPPKNVGGLSNHVYHLSKNLARIGHEVHVITCQEGTAPIKEKKNGVFVHRIEPYKFKTNDFVKWVMQLNFAMIEEAIRLIREIGKVDIIHAHDWLSAYSTKTLKWAYNIPVVSTIHATEYGRNNGIRTEMQSYISSVEWSIVYESWKTVACSNYMRDEISRLFSAPLEKIWVIPNGVEVNEFQRSFNKENFKRKYANKDEKIILYVGRHVFEKGIQLLVDAIPDIIKEHKNTKFIICGMGPMTEELKEKVKNSGHSNKVIFTGYISDNEKKKLYSVADIAVFPSLYEPFGIVALEAMAAKCPVIVSDIGGFSEIINHKVNGMKFICGSSSSLKDNILEVLSDNRLAEKLREKGFSSVVENYSWINIALTTVNMYQSILDEVKGTEWENKKVL; encoded by the coding sequence ATGAAAATATTAATGCTATCTTGGGAGTATCCTCCTAAAAATGTAGGGGGACTATCGAATCATGTATATCATTTATCTAAAAATTTAGCAAGGATAGGACATGAGGTTCATGTAATTACTTGTCAAGAAGGAACAGCGCCAATCAAAGAAAAGAAAAATGGTGTTTTTGTTCATAGAATTGAGCCGTATAAATTTAAGACAAATGATTTTGTAAAGTGGGTTATGCAACTTAATTTTGCAATGATAGAAGAAGCTATAAGACTTATAAGAGAAATTGGAAAAGTGGACATAATACATGCTCATGATTGGCTTTCAGCTTATAGTACAAAGACATTAAAGTGGGCGTACAATATTCCAGTTGTGTCTACAATACATGCTACAGAGTATGGAAGAAATAATGGAATAAGAACTGAAATGCAAAGCTATATATCATCTGTAGAATGGAGTATAGTTTATGAATCATGGAAAACAGTTGCCTGTAGTAACTATATGAGAGATGAGATAAGTAGATTATTTTCAGCACCATTAGAAAAAATATGGGTGATACCTAATGGAGTTGAAGTAAATGAATTTCAAAGAAGTTTTAATAAAGAGAACTTTAAGAGAAAATATGCAAATAAAGATGAAAAAATTATTTTATATGTTGGAAGGCATGTGTTTGAAAAAGGAATCCAACTTCTTGTAGATGCTATTCCAGATATAATCAAAGAACATAAAAATACAAAATTTATTATATGTGGCATGGGACCTATGACAGAGGAACTAAAGGAAAAAGTAAAAAATAGTGGACATTCTAACAAGGTAATTTTCACGGGATATATAAGCGATAATGAGAAAAAGAAATTATATAGTGTAGCTGATATTGCGGTTTTTCCATCCTTATATGAACCTTTTGGAATAGTTGCACTAGAGGCTATGGCTGCAAAATGTCCTGTAATTGTATCTGATATTGGTGGATTTTCAGAAATAATAAATCATAAAGTAAATGGCATGAAATTTATATGTGGCTCATCTTCTAGTTTAAAAGATAATATACTAGAGGTTTTAAGTGATAATAGACTTGCAGAGAAGCTAAGAGAAAAAGGATTTAGCAGTGTTGTTGAAAATTATTCTTGGATAAATATTGCATTGACTACAGTTAATATGTACCAGTCTATTTTAGATGAGGTGAAAGGAACAGAATGGGAAAATAAAAAAGTATTATAA
- a CDS encoding SPFH domain-containing protein: protein MFIVFIILLVIVLAAIVTSIKIVNTGYLYVVERFGQYHRTLEPGWHFIIPFVDFVRRKISTKQQILDIQPQNVITKDNVKISIDNVIFYKVLNSKDAVYNIEDYKSGIVYSTITNMRNIVGEMSLDEVLSGRDRINSKLLEIIDEITDAYGIKILSVEIKNIIPPNEIQAAMEKQMKAERDKRAVILQAEGLRQSEIERAEGEKRSKILQAEAEKEANIRHAEGLRESQLLEAEGKAKAIEIVAKAEADAIQQVNKAIIESGTNETVIALKQVEALKEMASSPANKLILPNETLSSLGSIAAIGDLLSKNKKNKE, encoded by the coding sequence ATGTTCATAGTATTTATAATTTTACTTGTGATAGTATTAGCTGCAATAGTTACCTCAATTAAAATAGTTAATACAGGTTACTTATATGTAGTTGAAAGATTTGGTCAATATCACAGAACTCTTGAACCAGGTTGGCATTTTATAATTCCGTTTGTTGATTTTGTAAGACGTAAAATATCTACAAAGCAACAAATATTAGATATCCAACCTCAAAATGTTATTACAAAGGATAATGTTAAAATATCTATAGACAATGTTATATTCTATAAGGTCTTAAACTCAAAGGATGCTGTTTACAATATAGAAGATTATAAATCAGGTATAGTTTATTCAACTATTACAAACATGAGAAATATTGTTGGTGAAATGTCTTTAGATGAAGTTTTATCAGGTAGAGATAGAATAAACTCAAAATTACTTGAAATAATTGATGAAATAACAGATGCTTATGGAATAAAAATTTTATCAGTTGAAATTAAAAACATAATTCCACCTAATGAAATTCAAGCAGCAATGGAAAAACAAATGAAAGCAGAAAGAGACAAAAGAGCTGTAATATTACAAGCAGAAGGTTTAAGACAAAGTGAAATTGAAAGAGCAGAAGGTGAAAAGAGATCAAAGATACTTCAAGCAGAAGCTGAAAAAGAAGCTAATATAAGACACGCAGAAGGATTAAGAGAATCTCAACTTTTAGAAGCTGAAGGTAAAGCTAAGGCAATTGAAATTGTTGCTAAGGCAGAAGCTGATGCTATACAACAAGTAAATAAAGCTATAATAGAATCTGGAACAAATGAAACTGTAATAGCACTAAAACAAGTAGAGGCGCTAAAGGAAATGGCAAGTAGTCCAGCTAATAAGCTTATATTACCTAATGAAACATTATCATCTTTAGGAAGTATAGCTGCTATAGGGGATTTATTAAGTAAAAATAAAAAAAATAAAGAATAA
- a CDS encoding NfeD family protein has protein sequence MRFQIILWIIIAILSLIIDISTSSFLFVWFTIGGVIASILSLMNFSFTIQIITFIITSIVLMVICYPIIKRTIKKTVPTTSTMEEEYIGDEFIIKRDVESKAIIKYNGIYWTVKSVQGKIEKGSTVKIVGIEGNKLLIKKI, from the coding sequence ATGAGATTTCAAATAATACTTTGGATAATAATAGCTATACTATCTTTGATAATAGATATTTCTACTAGTAGCTTTTTATTTGTATGGTTTACTATTGGAGGTGTTATCGCTAGTATTTTAAGTCTAATGAATTTTTCATTTACTATTCAAATTATAACGTTTATTATAACTAGTATTGTACTTATGGTTATATGTTATCCTATAATAAAAAGAACTATAAAAAAGACAGTTCCTACAACTTCTACTATGGAAGAAGAATATATTGGGGATGAATTTATTATAAAAAGAGATGTAGAAAGTAAAGCCATTATAAAGTATAATGGAATATACTGGACTGTAAAAAGTGTTCAGGGGAAAATAGAAAAGGGAAGCACGGTAAAAATAGTAGGTATAGAAGGAAATAAGCTTTTAATAAAGAAAATTTAA
- a CDS encoding NAD(+) synthase produces MNFIRVASACPVVNVGDIKFNVENIKNCIDLALKENSKLVILPELSITAYTCADLFLNQTLIEKSMEGIKDICDFSLDKDILIAVGAPLLFNYSLYNCAYIIYNGKILGIVPKNYLPNYSEFYEKRWFTEGHDIISEKVNLPFQNDVPFGINLLFTSGNFKFGFEICEDLWTVIPPSSYLALMGANIIGNLSASNELVSKADYRKFVVSSQSARCMSSYVYASSGVFESTTDVVFSGHLMIAENGRILKSNNRFQRENEVITSIIDVDKINNMRMKNLSFRDSKRACHIKPLEISFNFKDTNICNFDRKINKHPFVPSNEHEREVRSKEIFNIQSAGLAKRLNHTGLKKVIVGISGGLDSTLALLVAVNTFDLLKLPRKNIITITMPGFGTTDRTYNNAVDLCKKLGTDFREINIVDSCLQHFKDIGHPAEIHDVTYENVQARERTQILMDLANKEAALLVGTGDLSEIALGWATYNGDHMSMYSVNCSIPKTLVRYLVKFSAEHNSEKDISDILIDILDTPVSPELLPKDKDGKIAQKTEDIVGPYELHDFFLYYFMRQNATFEKILYLAKEAFKDDYDEETIKKWLDKFMRRFFTQQFKRSAIPDGPKVGTISLSPRGDLKMPSDASYNIWVDNK; encoded by the coding sequence ATGAACTTTATTAGAGTTGCATCTGCATGTCCTGTAGTCAATGTTGGAGATATAAAATTTAACGTTGAAAATATAAAGAACTGTATAGATTTAGCTTTAAAAGAAAATTCTAAACTAGTTATTTTACCTGAGCTTTCTATAACAGCTTATACTTGTGCAGATTTATTTTTAAATCAAACATTAATTGAAAAATCTATGGAGGGAATTAAGGATATCTGTGATTTTTCTTTAGATAAAGATATTTTAATAGCTGTTGGGGCACCACTACTATTTAATTACTCTCTATATAATTGTGCATACATAATTTATAATGGAAAAATTCTTGGAATTGTACCTAAGAATTATTTACCTAACTACTCTGAATTCTATGAAAAACGTTGGTTTACAGAAGGTCACGACATAATTTCCGAAAAAGTTAATTTACCATTTCAAAATGATGTACCTTTTGGAATAAATCTTTTATTTACTAGTGGCAACTTTAAATTTGGATTTGAAATATGCGAAGACCTTTGGACAGTTATTCCTCCTAGTTCTTATCTTGCTTTAATGGGCGCTAACATAATAGGAAACCTTTCTGCATCAAATGAATTGGTTTCAAAAGCTGACTATAGAAAATTTGTAGTATCTTCTCAAAGTGCTAGATGTATGTCATCTTATGTTTATGCATCTTCTGGGGTTTTTGAATCTACTACTGATGTAGTCTTTAGTGGTCACTTAATGATTGCAGAAAATGGAAGAATTCTAAAATCAAATAATAGATTCCAAAGAGAAAATGAAGTTATAACTTCAATAATAGATGTTGATAAAATAAATAACATGCGTATGAAAAATCTAAGCTTTAGAGATAGCAAAAGAGCATGTCACATTAAGCCTTTAGAAATCTCATTTAACTTTAAAGATACTAACATATGTAACTTTGATAGAAAAATAAATAAACATCCTTTTGTACCATCAAATGAACATGAAAGAGAAGTACGTTCAAAAGAAATATTTAATATACAATCAGCTGGTCTTGCTAAACGTTTAAATCATACTGGTCTTAAAAAAGTTATAGTTGGCATCTCAGGTGGACTTGACTCTACCCTTGCATTGCTTGTAGCCGTTAATACTTTTGACTTATTAAAACTACCAAGGAAAAATATAATTACTATAACTATGCCAGGTTTCGGAACTACTGATAGAACATATAATAATGCAGTTGACTTATGTAAAAAGCTTGGAACTGACTTTAGAGAAATCAATATAGTTGATTCTTGTCTTCAACACTTTAAGGATATAGGTCATCCAGCAGAAATTCATGATGTAACATACGAAAATGTTCAAGCAAGAGAAAGAACTCAAATTCTTATGGACCTTGCAAATAAAGAAGCTGCTCTTTTAGTAGGTACAGGTGATTTATCTGAAATTGCTTTAGGTTGGGCAACTTATAATGGAGATCATATGTCTATGTACTCTGTAAACTGCTCTATTCCTAAGACTTTAGTTAGATACCTAGTTAAGTTCTCAGCTGAACATAACTCTGAAAAAGATATTTCAGATATATTAATTGATATACTAGATACACCAGTAAGTCCTGAACTTTTACCTAAAGATAAAGATGGAAAAATAGCTCAAAAGACTGAAGATATAGTGGGACCTTATGAATTACACGATTTCTTCTTATACTACTTCATGAGACAAAACGCCACTTTTGAAAAAATACTATACCTTGCAAAAGAAGCATTTAAAGATGATTATGATGAAGAAACTATTAAAAAATGGCTTGATAAATTCATGAGAAGATTCTTTACACAACAATTTAAACGTTCCGCAATTCCAGACGGTCCAAAGGTTGGTACTATAAGTCTTTCTCCAAGAGGAGATTTAAAAATGCCATCAGATGCTAGTTATAACATTTGGGTTGATAACAAATAA
- a CDS encoding YaaR family protein, whose product MEISRVGRSTQINTESKKVANRKGFSQSFSFAHQRKSQEQLKKMLDDIRKKGNRLAITKCYGDVAAYKRMIREYLESVLSYMYGVKKDISFWQTQYFITVDTIDEKLEELTQLLLSEEKDNLSIASTIDDITGLVVDIYK is encoded by the coding sequence ATGGAAATATCTAGAGTGGGTAGAAGTACGCAAATTAATACGGAAAGCAAAAAAGTAGCTAATAGAAAAGGGTTTTCTCAAAGTTTTAGTTTTGCTCATCAAAGAAAATCACAAGAGCAATTAAAAAAGATGCTAGATGATATAAGGAAAAAGGGTAATAGACTTGCAATTACTAAGTGTTATGGTGATGTTGCAGCTTATAAGAGAATGATAAGAGAATATTTAGAATCGGTATTAAGTTACATGTACGGAGTTAAAAAGGATATAAGTTTTTGGCAAACTCAATATTTTATCACTGTAGATACTATAGATGAAAAATTAGAGGAACTAACACAACTTCTTTTAAGTGAAGAAAAAGATAATTTAAGTATAGCGAGTACAATAGATGATATTACAGGACTTGTTGTTGATATTTATAAATAA